The Cydia amplana chromosome 9, ilCydAmpl1.1, whole genome shotgun sequence genome includes a region encoding these proteins:
- the LOC134650691 gene encoding uncharacterized protein LOC134650691 produces the protein MFNRVLRRCSVNISIQINYQSKFINNNNSGRLMKGICWYTMRSKDLFQGESDKFNGITVDTKKEKWEISSLEAKLDESLAQWRSNGNRCAWFKVDIKHSAIVPVLAQKGFNFHHARDSFVMMYKWLPTDSEPNLPPASHTNLGVGALVFNGRNQLLAVSEQHYDYPHWKLPGGYVERGEDIIDAAKREVKEETGVNAAFQSLITLRHSHNMMYGNSDIYMLLMMKALTDQITISQREVRRCQWMDVEEYTNHEHVHTFNRMIVNKALEYKDKKMQLNLQKKTVKWATMVREMEFLEVKDFDYK, from the exons ATGTTCAACCGTGTTTTGAGACGTTGTTCGGTTAACATATCGATACAAATTAACTATCAAAGTAAAtttattaacaataacaatagtGGGCGATTAATGAA GGGCATATGCTGGTACACAATGAGGTCTAAAGATCTTTTTCAAGGTGAAAGTGATAAGTTCAACGGTATTACAGTAGATACTAAGAAAGAAAAATGGGAAATTTCATCACTTGAAGCTAAACTTGATG AATCACTTGCACAGTGGCGGAGCAATGGCAATAGATGTGCATGGTTTAAAGTGGACATCAAACACTCTGCAATAGTACCTGTACTAGCACAA AAAGGTTTTAATTTCCATCATGCCAGAGATAGTTTTGTAATGATGTACAAATGGCTGCCTACGGACTCGGAACCTAACCTGCCACCGGCCTCACATACAAACCTCGGTGTTGGTGCTCTAGTCTTTAATGGTCGTAACCAATTGTTGGCCGTATCTGAACAACATTATGATTACCCACATTGGAAGTTACCAGGAGGATATGTTGAAAGGG GGGAAGACATAATAGATGCTGCTAAAAGAGAGGTTAAAGAGGAAACTGGTGTGAATGCAGCCTTCCAATCTTTAATCACATTGAGGCACTCACATAACATGATGTATGGTAATTCGGACATCTATATGCTATTAATGATGAAGGCGCTTACGGACCAAATTACCATATCACAGAGGGAAGTGAGAAGATGCCAGTGGATGGATGTTGAGGAATATACGAATCATGAACATGTGCATACTTTCAACCGAATGATTGTAAACAAGGCTCTGGagtataaagataaaaaaatgcAACTCAACCTACAGAAGAAAACTGTAAAATGGGCGACAATGGTCAGAGAAATGGAATTTTTAGAGGTTAAGGATTTTGATTATAAGTAA